Proteins co-encoded in one Nitrospirota bacterium genomic window:
- a CDS encoding aldehyde dehydrogenase family protein, whose protein sequence is MQDPRPFLIGGLWRQGETSVPVNNPFTGERLATVSYASSSDAEAAIQSTVDAAAVMGALPSHARYQLLQKIAGAIHDRREEFARLMTAEAGKPIADAKREVSRAVQTFTIAAEEAKRIPGEVIPLDWTPGTDSHLGILRRVPIGPVLGITPFNFPLNLVAHKVAPALAAGNAILIKPAPQTPLTALLLGEVALEAGLPPGALNILPCDNTVAEQLVVDPRFKLLSFTGSAPVGWMLKAKCGKKKVVLELGGNAGVIVEPDADLEFAAQRCAAGGFGYAGQTCISVQRIFVHHSIAESFTAKLLAQVARLKAGDPSDEATVVGPLIDQAAAHRVEEWVGEAVSQGALVLLGGTRVGSVMEATVLSQVTPTMKVSCREVFGPVVTVTPYCHFNEAIAALNQSDYGLQAGVFTQDVNAIFHAFRQLEVGAVLANEIPTFRADHMPYGGVKDSGIGREGIQAAMEDMTEPRMLVLNLKPPAGA, encoded by the coding sequence GTGCAAGACCCACGTCCATTTTTAATCGGAGGCCTGTGGCGGCAGGGGGAAACCTCTGTCCCTGTGAACAATCCGTTTACGGGGGAGCGGCTTGCCACGGTCTCCTACGCCAGCTCTTCCGATGCAGAGGCTGCGATCCAATCGACGGTCGATGCCGCTGCCGTGATGGGAGCCCTGCCGTCCCATGCCCGCTATCAGTTGCTGCAAAAGATCGCCGGTGCCATCCATGACCGGCGCGAGGAATTTGCCCGTCTGATGACGGCGGAAGCAGGCAAGCCGATCGCCGATGCAAAGCGGGAAGTCAGCCGGGCCGTCCAGACCTTTACCATTGCGGCAGAGGAAGCGAAGCGCATTCCCGGCGAGGTGATTCCTCTCGACTGGACGCCGGGGACTGATTCGCATCTCGGCATTCTCCGCCGGGTTCCGATCGGTCCGGTGCTCGGGATTACGCCCTTTAACTTTCCTCTGAATCTTGTCGCGCACAAGGTTGCTCCGGCCTTGGCTGCCGGCAATGCCATCCTCATCAAGCCTGCGCCACAGACGCCTCTGACTGCGCTCCTCCTGGGCGAAGTGGCGCTGGAGGCAGGGCTTCCTCCCGGCGCGCTGAACATCCTGCCCTGCGACAATACAGTGGCGGAGCAGCTCGTCGTCGATCCCCGCTTTAAGCTTCTGAGCTTTACCGGCAGCGCTCCCGTCGGATGGATGTTGAAGGCCAAGTGCGGGAAGAAAAAAGTGGTGCTGGAGCTGGGCGGGAATGCCGGTGTGATCGTGGAGCCAGATGCCGATCTGGAGTTCGCCGCGCAGCGCTGCGCAGCCGGCGGGTTCGGCTATGCAGGCCAGACCTGTATTTCCGTGCAGCGAATCTTCGTCCATCATTCCATCGCAGAGTCTTTCACGGCGAAGTTGCTGGCGCAGGTCGCGCGGCTGAAGGCTGGGGATCCCAGCGATGAGGCGACGGTCGTCGGCCCCTTGATCGATCAGGCCGCTGCCCATCGTGTGGAGGAGTGGGTTGGGGAAGCGGTCTCGCAGGGGGCGTTGGTGCTCCTGGGGGGTACACGTGTGGGCTCGGTCATGGAGGCCACGGTGCTGTCGCAGGTCACGCCGACGATGAAAGTTTCTTGCCGGGAAGTGTTCGGACCGGTGGTGACGGTGACTCCCTATTGCCATTTCAACGAAGCGATTGCGGCGTTGAACCAGTCCGACTACGGGCTGCAGGCCGGGGTCTTCACTCAGGATGTGAATGCCATTTTCCATGCCTTTCGGCAGCTTGAAGTCGGGGCGGTGCTGGCCAACGAGATTCCGACCTTTCGGGCCGATCACATGCCTTATGGCGGCGTGAAGGACTCGGGGATCGGGCGCGAAGGGATTCAGGCGGCGATGGAGGATATGACGGAGCCTCGCATGCTGGTGTTGAACCTGAAGCCTCCGGCCGGGGCCTAA
- a CDS encoding arginine decarboxylase, pyruvoyl-dependent translates to MVPTQMFLTRGVGVHKEKLASFEEALRSAGVAYCNLVTVSSILPPNCKIIPRARGEKLLNPGEITFCVMARSETNERNRLVSASIGLAVPTDRRTYGYLSEHHAHGETDEETGEYTEDLAAQMLATTLGVEFDPNIAWKEREQVFKMAGKIVRTQNITQSAIGKPNRWTTVVAFAVFIPEENIPKRRR, encoded by the coding sequence ATGGTACCTACGCAGATGTTTCTGACGCGAGGCGTTGGAGTTCACAAAGAAAAGCTGGCCTCCTTCGAGGAGGCCTTGCGTAGTGCCGGCGTCGCGTATTGCAATCTCGTCACGGTGTCGTCGATTCTTCCGCCGAATTGTAAAATCATCCCGCGTGCACGCGGCGAGAAGTTATTGAACCCCGGTGAGATTACGTTCTGTGTGATGGCGCGGTCGGAAACGAATGAACGGAATCGCCTGGTCTCTGCGTCAATTGGGTTGGCGGTTCCCACGGATCGTCGCACCTACGGCTATCTGTCCGAGCACCATGCGCATGGCGAAACCGATGAAGAGACGGGCGAATATACGGAAGACTTGGCGGCACAGATGCTGGCCACAACGCTCGGCGTCGAGTTCGATCCGAACATCGCGTGGAAAGAACGGGAACAGGTCTTCAAGATGGCCGGGAAGATCGTTCGGACCCAAAACATCACTCAGTCCGCTATTGGGAAACCCAATCGCTGGACGACGGTAGTGGCGTTTGCCGTGTTCATCCCGGAAGAAAATATCCCGAAGCGGCGCCGGTAG
- the speB gene encoding agmatinase → MTLPAGWEGTDQNFLGLEEPWCHPDRAGVYVLPAPYEHTSSYVRGSDRGPSAIIEASQQVELYDETLGCEPYREWGGVATIRSLDLAGKVDKQAVDAIESFVAPHVGAGRFAVTLTGEHTGALGAIRAHAKRYPDLCVVQIDAHGDLRKAYQGNPYSHASVMARVVDDGLPLVQVGIRSISPEEVELMKSTDRIATFFAANILDPSGPYEGKASRWIPEVVKACRGPVYLTFDCDGLDASLVPALGTPEPGGLGWYDTLNLITALANGPGILGMDISEIAPIEGFVAPQFCIARLIYRMLGRIKAGRRVH, encoded by the coding sequence ATGACACTTCCCGCCGGATGGGAAGGCACCGACCAGAACTTCCTCGGGCTTGAAGAGCCCTGGTGCCATCCTGATCGCGCGGGCGTCTACGTCCTGCCCGCGCCCTACGAACATACCTCCAGCTACGTGCGGGGCTCCGATCGGGGTCCATCAGCCATCATCGAGGCCTCGCAGCAAGTCGAGTTGTACGACGAAACGCTCGGCTGTGAACCCTATCGTGAGTGGGGCGGGGTGGCGACCATCCGCTCGCTTGATCTTGCCGGCAAAGTCGATAAGCAGGCGGTGGATGCGATTGAATCGTTCGTTGCGCCCCATGTCGGAGCCGGGCGGTTTGCCGTCACCTTGACCGGTGAACATACAGGCGCGCTGGGGGCGATTCGAGCCCATGCCAAACGCTATCCCGATCTTTGCGTGGTCCAAATCGATGCGCATGGGGACTTGCGGAAGGCCTATCAAGGCAATCCCTATAGTCATGCCAGCGTCATGGCCCGCGTGGTTGACGACGGGTTGCCGCTGGTCCAAGTCGGCATTCGCTCCATCTCCCCCGAAGAAGTGGAGCTGATGAAGAGTACGGATCGCATCGCCACGTTCTTTGCCGCCAACATCCTCGATCCCTCAGGTCCTTACGAAGGCAAGGCCTCCCGCTGGATTCCAGAGGTGGTGAAGGCCTGTCGCGGGCCGGTCTATCTGACGTTCGATTGTGACGGGCTCGATGCCTCGCTGGTCCCGGCGCTGGGCACTCCTGAACCTGGCGGGTTGGGGTGGTACGATACGCTGAACCTCATCACGGCCTTGGCCAATGGGCCTGGCATCCTCGGGATGGACATCAGCGAGATCGCCCCGATCGAAGGGTTCGTCGCGCCCCAGTTTTGTATCGCCAGGCTGATCTACCGCATGCTGGGACGGATCAAAGCGGGCCGGCGCGTTCATTGA
- a CDS encoding pseudouridine synthase → MRINKFFTHHGICSRREADRLVESGRVTINQRVASLGDKVSPEDVIARDGQVIPWGTAPVYIKYYKPVGVTTTSESHVTRNIISEIGHPERIFPIGRLDKDSSGLILLTNDGDIVNEILRTEHGHEREYEVSVDHPFDQTFIDHMAQGVVILDRPTKPCRVERIGPARFRIILTEGRNRQIRRMCQLLGYRVLALHRVRIMHITLAGLVPESWKPLTDEERRQLFQAVGRGGSHGETQSG, encoded by the coding sequence CTGCGCATCAATAAGTTTTTTACGCACCACGGGATTTGTTCCCGGCGAGAGGCGGATCGCCTGGTTGAATCCGGTCGCGTGACCATCAATCAGCGGGTGGCGTCCCTGGGAGATAAGGTCAGTCCTGAGGACGTGATCGCGCGGGACGGCCAGGTGATTCCCTGGGGGACGGCCCCGGTCTATATCAAGTATTACAAGCCGGTAGGCGTGACGACGACCAGTGAGTCGCATGTGACCAGGAACATCATTTCGGAGATCGGTCATCCGGAGCGGATTTTTCCGATCGGTCGGCTCGACAAGGACTCTTCCGGCCTCATTCTGCTCACGAACGATGGAGACATCGTGAATGAGATTCTCCGAACCGAGCATGGCCATGAACGGGAATATGAGGTGTCCGTCGATCATCCGTTCGATCAGACGTTTATCGACCACATGGCGCAAGGGGTCGTCATTCTCGACCGCCCGACCAAGCCCTGCCGGGTCGAACGAATCGGTCCCGCGAGGTTCCGCATCATCCTCACCGAAGGACGCAATCGGCAGATCCGGCGCATGTGCCAGCTCTTGGGCTATCGGGTGCTTGCGCTGCATCGCGTCAGGATCATGCATATTACGCTTGCGGGGCTGGTTCCCGAATCCTGGAAACCGCTGACCGATGAGGAGCGCAGGCAGCTCTTTCAGGCGGTCGGGCGGGGGGGCAGTCATGGTGAGACGCAGAGCGGGTGA
- a CDS encoding MCP four helix bundle domain-containing protein: MGLITFLRSFRPSASQLLISLLIAGLGWMSGQALSSVDQDLRIMYTEYTLGAADLAHISADAMRYRNTIIRALAADSQKDFERITESLPGQRAKIQHAVDRYAAAGLRVSRSGRSEPEDIEAVRQSLDQYFSVASTTVQLLTQEWTAVSPAEREAIRRKAEEHASDNAGPKMIQVSLALDRLLDTVADVAKDMRDEGTKAIQRTGLLIVGGSFFVAFLNLFFTRQRGETAPRAGGSNEPAIDSRPHPVPLADDSPQQALRQD; this comes from the coding sequence GTGGGACTTATAACCTTTCTTCGATCATTTCGCCCGAGCGCCTCGCAGCTGCTCATCAGCCTGCTCATCGCAGGACTGGGCTGGATGAGCGGACAGGCCTTGAGCAGCGTCGACCAGGACCTGCGAATCATGTACACCGAGTACACGCTCGGCGCCGCCGATCTCGCCCACATTTCCGCAGACGCCATGCGCTACCGGAACACCATCATCCGCGCCCTCGCAGCGGACAGCCAGAAAGACTTCGAACGGATCACGGAGTCTTTGCCGGGCCAGCGCGCAAAAATTCAACATGCCGTCGATCGCTATGCGGCAGCCGGACTCCGCGTCTCACGAAGCGGCCGCAGTGAACCGGAAGATATCGAAGCGGTCAGGCAGAGTCTCGACCAATACTTTTCTGTGGCCAGCACGACCGTGCAACTCTTGACGCAGGAATGGACGGCTGTCTCCCCGGCAGAGCGGGAAGCCATCAGGCGGAAAGCGGAAGAGCATGCCTCCGACAACGCCGGTCCGAAAATGATTCAGGTGAGTCTGGCGCTGGATCGACTGTTGGACACCGTGGCGGACGTGGCCAAGGATATGCGCGATGAAGGGACGAAAGCGATTCAGCGTACAGGTCTGCTGATCGTAGGGGGGAGTTTCTTTGTCGCCTTTTTAAATCTCTTTTTCACCAGGCAGCGCGGAGAGACAGCCCCTCGGGCCGGCGGCTCAAACGAGCCTGCGATCGACTCCCGCCCCCACCCTGTCCCGCTGGCCGATGACAGCCCACAACAGGCGCTGCGCCAGGACTAA
- a CDS encoding ATP-binding cassette domain-containing protein encodes MQNPVGSQPNLFQLMLGCLGVLFRLERRILALIFSYSIAIGLFSLIVPLTVQELVNTFAFAIQPITIVTLAGVMVAGLMFVGTFRALQFYAVEVLERRIFARVALGMAQQLPHLQFQEFQPRYANFFMETVFMQRALSVLLVDLINVIVGGAVGLTILVFYHPYFLLYNALLLAGFSVVFFLMSHGGLKATIDMSHAKYEALHWLQEIAHNLLHFKSTDSQALVMTRTDELVHSYVETRQTRFGILIRQYLGSVGWQAVAHSGLLATAGWLLSMGQLTLGQLVAAEVVVSGLLLSLDAVVKRMGHIYYFLTGLYELNFLFSLPKDQASIALSVTLPDPTIHGIRVTCKDLAFTHPGMPPTFEHFNLEVTPGEKIGIYAGTAAAKTALARILAGMEAPTGGVIRYNGVDLRHLDLHTINRCRGFMIDSQLTLFEGTIEDNIVLGRSYVPYGDIRWALRFTELEEEVDALPQGLKTHIRAPGKALAPTHIIRILLARTILARPQILIFDGILHTMQPTLRETILRRLCSKDEPWSTIFVSNDPNLTPHVDRRIILD; translated from the coding sequence GTGCAAAATCCGGTCGGTAGCCAGCCAAACTTGTTTCAGCTGATGCTCGGTTGCCTGGGCGTCCTCTTCCGCTTGGAACGGCGGATCCTCGCCCTGATTTTTTCGTATTCGATTGCCATCGGACTCTTCTCGCTCATCGTCCCGCTCACCGTCCAAGAACTCGTCAACACCTTTGCCTTTGCCATTCAGCCCATCACCATTGTGACCCTCGCAGGTGTCATGGTGGCCGGGCTCATGTTCGTTGGAACGTTTCGCGCCCTACAGTTCTACGCCGTCGAAGTGCTGGAGCGCCGGATCTTCGCTCGCGTCGCCCTCGGCATGGCCCAACAGCTGCCCCATCTGCAATTTCAGGAATTCCAGCCCCGCTATGCCAATTTCTTCATGGAAACAGTCTTCATGCAGCGGGCGCTCTCGGTGCTCCTCGTTGACCTGATCAATGTCATCGTAGGCGGCGCAGTGGGCCTGACCATCCTCGTCTTCTATCATCCCTACTTCTTGCTGTATAACGCACTGCTCCTGGCAGGATTCAGCGTCGTCTTTTTTCTCATGTCGCATGGAGGGCTCAAGGCCACCATCGATATGTCCCATGCGAAGTATGAGGCCCTGCACTGGCTGCAGGAGATCGCACACAATCTGCTGCACTTCAAATCCACGGACAGCCAAGCGCTGGTGATGACAAGAACGGACGAGTTAGTCCACTCCTACGTCGAGACCAGACAAACCCGCTTTGGCATTCTGATCCGCCAGTACCTGGGATCGGTCGGCTGGCAAGCCGTCGCCCACAGCGGGCTCCTCGCTACCGCCGGATGGTTGTTGTCCATGGGGCAGTTGACGCTCGGACAACTGGTGGCTGCCGAAGTCGTCGTCAGTGGCCTCCTCTTGAGTCTCGATGCCGTTGTCAAACGCATGGGACACATTTATTATTTCTTAACCGGACTGTACGAGCTCAATTTTCTGTTCTCACTTCCGAAGGACCAAGCCTCCATCGCCCTGTCCGTCACGCTGCCGGATCCAACCATTCACGGCATTCGCGTGACCTGCAAAGACCTGGCATTCACCCACCCAGGCATGCCGCCGACTTTCGAACATTTCAATCTTGAAGTCACCCCCGGCGAAAAGATCGGCATCTACGCCGGCACAGCGGCAGCCAAAACAGCACTCGCGCGAATCCTGGCCGGCATGGAAGCGCCGACCGGCGGCGTCATTCGGTACAATGGAGTGGACCTTCGCCATCTCGACCTTCACACGATCAATCGTTGCCGGGGGTTCATGATCGACTCCCAACTCACCCTGTTTGAAGGCACGATCGAGGATAATATCGTCCTCGGGCGGTCCTATGTTCCGTATGGCGACATCCGGTGGGCCTTGCGCTTCACCGAACTGGAAGAAGAGGTCGATGCGCTCCCGCAGGGACTCAAGACCCACATCAGGGCGCCCGGGAAGGCGCTGGCCCCGACGCATATCATACGGATCTTGCTCGCGCGGACGATCCTGGCCCGCCCGCAAATTCTGATCTTTGACGGCATCCTCCATACCATGCAACCGACCCTGCGCGAGACCATCTTACGGCGGCTCTGCTCCAAAGATGAGCCCTGGTCGACGATCTTCGTATCGAACGATCCCAACCTCACACCGCACGTCGACCGGCGAATCATTCTTGATTGA